In the Hordeum vulgare subsp. vulgare chromosome 7H, MorexV3_pseudomolecules_assembly, whole genome shotgun sequence genome, one interval contains:
- the LOC123411178 gene encoding pentatricopeptide repeat-containing protein At3g25210, mitochondrial: protein MALLAAVRRLPRALRLLKPNHLSTTSSSTFFGDSEGSAPVWEPPSPVRSPPDDQFAAWVTRLRPGFTACDLADAINSEQDPDLALALFRWAGLRPGFRHAPASYIAALNAASSGKRPVAAENLIHDVLAGACPPDLQLFNACLRFCCDRRSLFPIAFDMFNKMRALPANAGCRPNVETFTLLLSTVVRRVRRPPASLVYLHAVRSLSRQMKATGVVPDTYLLNLIIKAYGRCLEVDDALKVFREMPLYSCEPNEFTYGYIVKAMFQKGRTDNGLAYLKEMREKGFVPSGGVYMSAVAALALEWRFEESREVLLDMLDSKRKPDMITYRTLLEELCRATRTEDAFQLLEELKERKRGALDQRMYSELLDGLHWISQPQQNSLPRRDRGSDDRGSDD, encoded by the coding sequence ATGGCGCTCCTCGCCGCCGTTCGCCGCCTTCCTCGGGCCCTCCGACTCCTAAAGCCTAACCACCTCAGCACCACTTCTTCCTCCACCTTCTTCGGCGACTCCGAGGGCTCTGCGCCCGTCTGGGAGCCGCCGTCCCCCGTCCGCTCCCCGCCGGACGACCAGTTCGCGGCGTGGGTCACGCGCCTCCGCCCGGGCTTCACCGCCTGCGACCTGGCCGACGCCATCAACTCCGAGCAGGACCCGGACCTCGCGCTCGCGCTCTTCCGCTGGGCCGGGCTCCGCCCGGGCTTCCGCCACGCGCCGGCCTCCTACATCGCCGCCCTcaacgccgcctcctccggcaagCGCCCCGTCGCCGCGGAGAACCTCATCCACGACGTGCTCGCGGGGGCCTGCCCCCCCGACCTCCAGCTCTTCAACGCCTGCCTCCGCTTCTGCTGCGACCGCCGCAGCCTCTTCCCCATCGCCTTCGACATGTTCAACAAGATGCGCGCACTCCCGGCCAACGCCGGCTGCCGCCCCAACGTCGAGACCTTCACGCTCCTGCTCAGCACCGTGGTCCGCCGCGTGCGCCGCCCGCCCGCGTCGCTGGTCTACCTCCACGCCGTCAGATCCCTCTCCCGCCAGATGAAGGCCACGGGCGTGGTCCCCGACACCTATCTGCTCAACCTAATCATCAAGGCGTATGGGCGCTGCCTTGAGGTAGACGACGCCCTCAAGGTGTTCCGGGAAATGCCCTTGTATAGCTGTGAGCCAAATGAGTTCACCTATGGCTACATTGTCAAGGCCATGTTCCAGAAGGGCAGGACCGATAACGGGTTGGCGTATTTGAAGGAGATGAGGGAGAAGGGGTTCGTGCCGAGCGGCGGCGTGTACATGTCAGCGGTGGCTGCGCTGGCACTGGAATGGAGGTTCGAAGAATCCAGAGAGGTGCTTTTGGATATGCTGGATAGCAAGAGGAAGCCAGATATGATCACTTACAGGACTCTGCTGGAGGAGCTGTGCCGAGCTACACGGACAGAGGATGCGTTCCAGTTGCTGGAGGAGCTGAAAGAGAGGAAGCGAGGAGCATTGGACCAGAGGATGTACTCAGAATTGCTCGATGGGCTGCACTGGATTTCTCAGCCACAACAGAATAGTCTTCCTCGCCGTGACAGGGGCTCTGATGATAGGGGTTCTGATGACTGA
- the LOC123411179 gene encoding uncharacterized protein LOC123411179, with protein MEWGDEWLAPDKLQHVLACLLITLAAAALAGRSSRPFLRRRALALGCAASLAVGAAKEVADETRLFGSSGASLRDAAADLLGVALAAVLVALGRRLRRQRRREKADDTDGNISMV; from the coding sequence ATGGAGTGGGGCGACGAGTGGCTCGCCCCGGACAAGCTGCAGCAcgtcctcgcctgcctcctcatcACGCTCGCCGCCGCGGCGCTCGCGGGACGGAGCTCGCGCCCCTTCCTCCGCCGCCGCGCGCTCGCCCTCGGctgcgccgcctccctcgccgtcggcGCCGCCAAGGAGGTCGCCGACGAGACCCGCCTCTTCGGGTCCTCCGGCGCCTCGCTCAGggacgccgcggccgacctcctcGGCGTGGCACTCGCCGCGGTCCTCGTCgcccttggccgccgcctccgccgtcaGCGGCGCCGCGAGAAGGCCGACGATACCGACGGCAACATCTCCATGGTCTGA